The proteins below are encoded in one region of Rubripirellula reticaptiva:
- a CDS encoding phospholipase D-like domain-containing protein — protein MGTIIEASSATEFTALWDRDAEWNRRLEMIAASRSFLHLSTLYVEWDEIGREVLSELLKAQQRGVATILLIDRFGQRLGGTLMSRTDRARLRDKLNELRKAGGQVVMYSPKHVIDRYVGCGHHIKIQLSDAGEAIFGSSNLSRSSFKEWNEFSVALRGPIVDVLTRNFNELLGSSIPANPLLPSKQALLSQNIPMDYWSYNPTEDPCRWGAFHRRQTNPLTAMLADKIRHAQHTIRLTSFYYKPARVIVEALKEATSRGVKVDIFHSNASSLNTPLPWLAAATGYATLVRQGANIYENQHGEHSKIILIDNEWTAFGSYNFEDAADSRWAEAMLMTEDPAILAVIRAIFQGLDADPDNNLVTADEVNQWPLLQRVSTNLIRPIKGWF, from the coding sequence GTGGGTACTATCATTGAAGCTTCGTCGGCGACGGAGTTCACAGCGCTGTGGGATCGTGACGCAGAATGGAATCGGCGGTTGGAGATGATCGCAGCTTCGCGTTCTTTCTTACACCTGTCGACGCTCTACGTGGAATGGGATGAAATTGGGCGTGAGGTTTTGTCCGAATTGCTGAAAGCACAGCAACGTGGCGTCGCGACCATCCTTTTGATCGATCGCTTCGGCCAGCGACTTGGCGGCACGCTCATGTCTAGGACGGATCGAGCACGGCTGCGCGACAAGCTGAACGAACTGAGGAAAGCGGGTGGCCAAGTGGTGATGTATTCACCCAAGCATGTGATCGATCGGTATGTGGGGTGCGGACATCACATCAAGATTCAGCTTTCCGATGCAGGTGAAGCGATCTTCGGAAGCAGCAACCTCTCGCGAAGCTCGTTCAAAGAATGGAATGAATTCTCCGTCGCGCTGCGTGGCCCCATCGTTGACGTCTTAACGCGAAACTTCAACGAATTGCTTGGATCATCGATTCCAGCAAACCCTCTTTTGCCAAGCAAGCAAGCCTTGCTCTCGCAGAACATCCCGATGGACTATTGGTCGTACAACCCGACCGAAGACCCGTGTCGCTGGGGTGCTTTTCATCGCCGCCAGACGAATCCACTCACCGCGATGTTGGCCGACAAGATCCGCCACGCTCAACACACCATCCGGCTTACCAGTTTCTACTACAAGCCAGCCCGCGTGATCGTCGAAGCGCTCAAAGAGGCCACATCGCGTGGTGTGAAGGTCGACATTTTTCACTCCAATGCTTCGTCGCTCAATACGCCACTGCCCTGGTTGGCTGCAGCGACCGGCTACGCAACTCTGGTGCGACAGGGTGCAAACATCTACGAAAACCAACACGGCGAACACTCCAAAATCATTCTGATCGACAACGAATGGACGGCGTTTGGAAGTTACAACTTTGAAGATGCGGCCGACAGTCGATGGGCAGAAGCGATGCTCATGACAGAGGATCCGGCAATTCTGGCTGTGATACGAGCTATCTTTCAGGGGCTTGATGCTGATCCAGACAATAATCTTGTGACAGCGGATGAGGTCAACCAGTGGCCCCTGTTGCAACGTGTCTCCACCAATCTCATTCGCCCAATCAAAGGCTGGTTTTGA
- a CDS encoding efflux RND transporter periplasmic adaptor subunit encodes MKRLVSIAKSLVGPAIVVAVLVMGWTFRKQLFPQQETTAASKVDAPGESAEKQTVLEISEQARKNLSLVSKAARPQSYWRTVVIPGEVADRPGLSDRGVTSPAVGVVTAIHAFPGDTMRPGEPLFSLRLFSEYLQATQTQLFKARQETTIVQAEIDRLSGAVSTGAVSRSKMIELESEISRQSTLIQASRQELLTRGLTPEQVQQIESGTFISTVDVVAPPVRDFDALANRKAPQEIQQVNFVSELAQDQPIAYEVQELSVELGQQVQAGQLLANLSNHQMLYIVGHAFKREATFLEKAAQERRPIEIEFAEDEEGSWPELQQTFNIRHLSNSIDKNNRTFDFFVPLSNQSRSYGDQGRVFLVWRFRPGQRARIHVPVKKFDDVFVLPAEAVVREGPEAYVFRQNGDLFKQIPVHVVHEDRRSVVIANDGNITAGAYLAQNSAASLNRVLKSQSASGKEPGVHVHADGTTHAAH; translated from the coding sequence ATGAAACGTTTGGTTTCAATTGCCAAATCGCTGGTGGGTCCAGCGATTGTGGTCGCCGTATTGGTTATGGGGTGGACGTTCCGTAAGCAGTTGTTTCCGCAGCAGGAAACGACCGCCGCGTCGAAGGTTGATGCGCCGGGAGAGTCGGCCGAGAAGCAGACCGTCCTCGAAATCAGCGAACAGGCTCGAAAGAATCTGTCGCTCGTTTCCAAAGCCGCGCGGCCCCAATCGTACTGGCGCACTGTCGTGATTCCTGGAGAAGTTGCCGACCGTCCAGGGCTGTCCGATCGAGGAGTCACGTCACCAGCAGTTGGTGTCGTCACAGCGATCCATGCGTTTCCTGGCGACACGATGCGACCGGGAGAGCCACTGTTCTCCCTGCGTTTGTTCAGCGAATACCTACAGGCTACACAGACCCAGTTATTCAAGGCTCGACAAGAAACCACCATCGTTCAAGCCGAAATCGATCGCTTGTCTGGAGCGGTCAGCACTGGTGCTGTTTCTCGCTCCAAGATGATCGAACTGGAGAGCGAAATCAGTCGCCAAAGCACATTGATCCAAGCTTCTCGCCAAGAGTTGCTGACGCGAGGTTTGACGCCTGAGCAAGTGCAACAGATTGAATCTGGAACGTTCATTTCAACTGTCGACGTGGTTGCTCCGCCAGTGCGAGACTTTGACGCGCTCGCAAATCGCAAGGCACCTCAGGAAATTCAGCAAGTTAATTTCGTCAGTGAATTGGCTCAGGACCAACCAATTGCATACGAGGTTCAAGAGTTGTCAGTCGAACTCGGGCAGCAAGTACAAGCAGGCCAATTGCTTGCGAACTTGTCGAATCACCAGATGCTTTACATCGTCGGTCACGCCTTCAAACGCGAGGCGACGTTCCTGGAAAAAGCGGCACAGGAGAGGCGGCCGATTGAAATCGAGTTCGCCGAGGATGAGGAGGGGAGTTGGCCGGAACTGCAGCAGACGTTCAATATTCGTCATCTGTCGAATTCAATCGACAAGAACAATCGAACCTTTGACTTCTTTGTTCCGCTGTCAAATCAGTCGCGATCCTACGGCGACCAAGGCCGGGTATTCCTCGTTTGGCGTTTTCGCCCTGGCCAACGTGCTCGTATCCATGTCCCGGTGAAAAAGTTCGATGACGTGTTCGTGCTGCCCGCCGAGGCGGTCGTGCGAGAGGGACCAGAGGCATACGTGTTCCGGCAAAACGGCGATTTGTTCAAGCAGATTCCCGTTCATGTTGTGCACGAGGATCGACGCTCGGTTGTGATCGCCAACGATGGCAACATCACGGCAGGAGCGTACTTGGCACAGAACTCAGCCGCCTCGCTGAATCGAGTGCTCAAATCACAGTCGGCCAGTGGAAAAGAACCCGGCGTGCATGTTCACGCTGACGGAACCACGCATGCTGCGCATTGA
- a CDS encoding four helix bundle protein, producing the protein MNDSKLKSRTKQFALRVMKLVGALPDNAVGRPISSQLIRSATSVGANYRAACRGRSKAEFVSKLSIVIEEADESCYWLELIIEGELLPKEKVESLLDEANQITAIMVASRKTAKGDQ; encoded by the coding sequence ATGAATGATTCGAAATTGAAGTCGCGGACGAAGCAGTTTGCGTTGCGGGTGATGAAGCTTGTTGGTGCGCTGCCTGACAATGCTGTCGGGCGTCCGATTAGTAGTCAATTGATCCGTAGTGCTACATCTGTTGGCGCGAATTATCGAGCGGCGTGTCGCGGTCGCTCCAAGGCCGAATTTGTTTCAAAGCTGAGCATCGTCATCGAAGAGGCAGACGAGAGTTGCTACTGGCTTGAACTAATCATCGAAGGCGAACTCCTGCCAAAAGAAAAGGTCGAATCACTTCTCGACGAAGCCAATCAAATTACGGCAATCATGGTCGCGTCGAGAAAGACCGCCAAAGGCGATCAATGA
- a CDS encoding efflux RND transporter permease subunit, with translation MLDAIIKFSLRYRMLVVVVSLFVLVYGSYLATQMSIDVFPDLDRPRVVIITEAPGLATEEVETLVTQPIEIALMGANGVQAVRSQSTAGLNVIYIEFDWSTEIRAARQTVQERLSTLEGILPDGIRPQMTPPSSIMGQIIVAGIYRQNGPSGGRLAQLGNTDMMAEMVIGKDGKFQIIVWTPVDRHDFSTWKKVQPQEIQWDDDPNTDPQNSQISVGTAEIKIEGKSHDAHFYTDAKQQLELRTVADWIIRPRLLKVTGVAEVFMLGGDRKQYQILIDPTALLEYDVTVQEVEQALRASNINTSGGFAVTGETERPIRILGRLGPESRVVIEDLKKVPVGNHPKRAVLLGQVDRVTEGPQFKRGDGSVDGRPGIVFTTVKQPHVDTRDLSDAVAEAFVEVEASLPADIIVNSELFRLRNFIDRGIFNVAEALVVGAVLVIIVLFLFLLNFRTTFITLTAIPLSLVLTTLTFRLMGWISGTELSINVMTLGGIAVAMGELVDDAIVDVENIFRRLKQNNLLPVEKQKSSLVITFEASKEIRSSIVFGTAVVILSFMPLFALSGVEGRLFTPLGFAYIVSILSSFVVSMTVTPVLSYYLLPNSRATHHEGDGFLLHGLKAIVTHLIHLSMALPKTLLILTWLAVALAAWQMSTLGRNFLPPFDEGSIQVNVTLPPGSSLDASNKVSGAIDSIFQSMQKTEENPDGEILHFVRRTGRAEMDEHASPVNFGEYILSMNPESPTEREEILARLREKISDEAPGVDIEVEQPLAHLISHMISGVYAQIAIKIHGDNLDTLQRVAEQVKGTIQDVPGITPPVVEPIQETAELHIALRADDLALHGLTREYVADVLQTALQGEVVSQVLEGQRRFDLLVRLEEEYRTDYANLDRLRIDLPDREGQPDRGQIELHEVADVGVGTGPNSINRENARRRIVIRCNTEGRDLAGAVNDIKSRISNQVEMPVGYFIEYGGQFESQQRATQLIIVLAGISVIGMFVVLLILFPSIRIVLQILNALPTAFIGGVMALVITQQSLTVASLVGFISLGGIAVRNGILLVTHYFHLMKEEGEEFTQEMVMRGSLERLAPVLMTALTAGIGLIPLVLGGQEPGREILYPVATVILGGLTTSTFCEFLIHPGLFWKFSGKDAARLAKLEDVEDEFM, from the coding sequence ATGCTAGACGCAATCATCAAGTTTTCGCTCCGTTACCGCATGCTGGTCGTCGTCGTCAGTCTGTTTGTGCTGGTCTACGGATCGTACCTGGCGACTCAGATGTCGATCGACGTCTTTCCCGACCTCGACCGCCCTCGTGTCGTCATCATTACCGAAGCTCCCGGACTAGCGACCGAAGAAGTCGAGACGCTGGTGACGCAGCCGATCGAGATTGCGTTGATGGGTGCTAATGGCGTCCAGGCGGTTCGCAGTCAATCGACGGCGGGCTTGAACGTGATCTACATCGAGTTCGATTGGTCGACGGAAATTCGCGCTGCTCGTCAAACTGTCCAAGAAAGACTGTCCACGTTGGAGGGTATCTTGCCGGATGGAATTCGTCCGCAGATGACGCCACCGTCTTCGATCATGGGGCAGATCATTGTCGCGGGGATTTACCGGCAAAACGGTCCCAGCGGCGGACGTCTCGCACAGCTCGGCAACACCGACATGATGGCCGAAATGGTCATTGGCAAAGACGGAAAGTTTCAGATCATTGTTTGGACGCCGGTCGATCGGCATGACTTTTCGACTTGGAAGAAAGTTCAGCCACAGGAGATTCAATGGGATGATGATCCCAATACCGATCCACAGAATTCCCAAATCTCCGTCGGAACCGCCGAGATCAAAATCGAGGGCAAGTCACACGACGCACATTTTTACACCGACGCAAAACAACAACTTGAGCTGCGGACTGTCGCGGACTGGATCATTCGACCACGACTGTTGAAAGTCACCGGTGTCGCGGAAGTGTTCATGCTCGGCGGAGATCGCAAGCAGTACCAAATCCTGATCGACCCGACCGCGCTGCTCGAATACGACGTCACGGTTCAAGAGGTTGAACAGGCGCTACGAGCCAGCAACATCAACACGAGTGGCGGTTTCGCTGTCACGGGCGAGACCGAGCGACCGATTCGTATTCTTGGTCGCTTGGGACCGGAATCACGGGTCGTGATCGAAGACTTGAAGAAAGTCCCCGTCGGAAACCATCCCAAACGAGCTGTCTTATTGGGGCAAGTCGATCGCGTCACCGAGGGACCGCAATTCAAGCGTGGTGATGGAAGCGTCGACGGTCGTCCGGGAATCGTGTTCACAACCGTCAAACAACCTCACGTTGACACACGCGATCTGAGTGATGCGGTCGCGGAGGCATTTGTCGAGGTCGAGGCATCGTTACCAGCAGACATCATCGTCAACTCAGAACTGTTTCGCCTGAGAAACTTTATCGACCGAGGCATCTTCAATGTTGCCGAGGCACTGGTAGTCGGTGCGGTGCTCGTCATCATCGTGCTCTTTCTGTTCCTGCTGAACTTTCGCACGACGTTCATTACGCTCACCGCGATCCCGCTTTCGCTCGTTCTGACAACGCTTACGTTCCGCTTGATGGGTTGGATCAGTGGAACAGAGCTGTCCATCAACGTCATGACGCTCGGTGGTATCGCGGTTGCGATGGGCGAACTCGTCGACGATGCGATCGTTGATGTGGAGAACATCTTTCGTCGACTGAAGCAAAACAACCTTTTACCAGTCGAAAAACAGAAATCGTCACTCGTCATTACTTTCGAGGCGAGCAAAGAGATTCGCAGCTCGATCGTGTTTGGGACCGCGGTCGTGATTCTTTCCTTCATGCCGCTGTTCGCTCTGTCGGGCGTCGAAGGTCGATTGTTCACGCCGCTGGGCTTCGCCTACATCGTGTCGATTTTGTCGTCCTTCGTCGTGTCGATGACCGTCACACCGGTGCTTTCCTACTATCTGTTGCCGAACTCGCGTGCAACGCACCACGAAGGCGACGGGTTCTTGTTGCATGGGTTGAAAGCGATCGTAACTCATCTAATCCACCTCAGCATGGCGTTGCCGAAAACTTTGCTCATTCTGACATGGCTCGCTGTTGCCTTGGCCGCATGGCAAATGTCGACGCTTGGTCGGAACTTCTTACCGCCTTTTGATGAAGGCAGTATTCAAGTGAACGTGACCCTGCCTCCAGGATCGTCATTAGACGCATCCAACAAAGTCTCTGGAGCGATTGATTCCATCTTTCAGTCGATGCAAAAGACGGAGGAAAACCCAGATGGCGAGATTTTGCACTTCGTTCGTCGAACCGGTCGAGCGGAAATGGACGAGCATGCGTCGCCAGTTAACTTCGGCGAATACATCCTCAGTATGAATCCGGAGTCGCCGACCGAGCGAGAAGAAATCCTCGCGAGACTTCGGGAGAAAATCAGCGACGAAGCGCCCGGAGTGGACATTGAGGTCGAACAGCCTCTGGCGCACTTGATCAGTCATATGATTTCGGGCGTCTACGCCCAGATCGCGATCAAAATTCACGGTGACAATCTTGACACGCTGCAGCGAGTCGCCGAACAGGTCAAAGGAACCATCCAAGACGTGCCAGGTATAACGCCGCCCGTCGTTGAGCCGATCCAAGAAACCGCCGAACTACATATCGCCCTTCGCGCCGACGACTTGGCACTGCATGGACTGACTCGCGAATATGTCGCGGACGTTTTGCAAACAGCGCTACAGGGTGAAGTCGTTTCGCAAGTTCTGGAAGGCCAGCGTCGATTCGATTTGCTAGTGCGGCTGGAGGAAGAGTATCGCACCGACTACGCCAATCTCGATCGGCTTCGCATCGACTTGCCTGATCGCGAGGGGCAACCCGATCGGGGACAGATCGAACTTCACGAGGTTGCGGACGTGGGCGTCGGCACCGGTCCCAATTCGATTAATCGCGAGAACGCACGCCGTCGGATCGTCATTCGTTGCAATACCGAAGGCCGAGACTTGGCCGGTGCCGTGAACGATATCAAGAGCCGTATTAGCAACCAAGTCGAAATGCCCGTCGGCTATTTCATTGAATACGGAGGGCAGTTCGAGAGCCAACAACGCGCGACGCAACTGATCATCGTGCTCGCGGGCATATCGGTGATTGGCATGTTCGTCGTGCTCTTGATTTTGTTTCCGTCGATCCGAATCGTTTTGCAAATCCTAAACGCACTCCCCACGGCGTTCATCGGTGGAGTAATGGCACTCGTTATCACGCAGCAAAGTCTCACCGTTGCGAGTCTGGTCGGTTTTATCTCGTTAGGCGGCATCGCGGTTCGCAACGGCATTCTGCTGGTCACTCACTACTTTCACCTAATGAAGGAGGAAGGCGAAGAATTTACGCAGGAGATGGTGATGCGAGGCAGCCTGGAGCGACTCGCACCGGTTTTGATGACGGCGTTAACCGCTGGCATCGGACTGATACCGCTTGTGCTGGGTGGTCAAGAACCGGGCCGTGAAATTCTGTATCCAGTTGCCACTGTCATCCTCGGCGGACTGACGACATCGACCTTTTGTGAATTCCTCATTCACCCTGGACTGTTTTGGAAATTTAGCGGTAAGGATGCTGCACGGCTCGCAAAACTCGAAGACGTGGAGGACGAATTTATGTAA
- a CDS encoding DUF3147 family protein, translating into MLIVKALISAAVIVAVAEIAGRMPRLGALLLTLPIISILAFIMTWNKEQDMNSIATLARSSLVLVPLGLPFFVPFAISNRTGLSFWPSFVIGILLASITIGTWFWVSSPPTNRPSSIETHQ; encoded by the coding sequence ATGCTAATTGTCAAAGCGTTGATCTCGGCAGCCGTGATCGTAGCGGTTGCCGAGATCGCTGGACGGATGCCGAGACTTGGCGCGTTGTTGTTGACACTGCCGATCATCAGCATCCTGGCGTTCATTATGACGTGGAACAAGGAACAAGACATGAACTCGATAGCGACTCTGGCTCGCTCGTCGCTTGTACTCGTTCCACTCGGGTTGCCGTTCTTCGTGCCATTCGCGATTTCCAATCGGACAGGTTTGTCCTTCTGGCCGTCGTTCGTGATCGGCATTCTTTTGGCGTCGATAACGATTGGCACGTGGTTTTGGGTTTCATCACCTCCCACTAACCGTCCATCTTCCATCGAAACTCATCAATAG
- a CDS encoding DNA alkylation repair protein, producing MQVLGVAKMTAKQVLSALRAVARQDKAAFLPGFFKAVPGGYGEGDRFLGCVVPDQRKVARQFRDLSRDELEKLFASPWHECRLTGMLILVGQYEAAAKPKNPHRDFECRGIVDFYLANLDAVNNWDIVDTTSPKILGAWLVEHFDERRVLDRLAASDVLWERRVAVLATLSLIKNDEFEEIVELAERLMDDGHDLMHKAIGWMLREMGNRDQRQLEMFLKKHAKTMPRTMLRYSIEKLSREDRTKWMNQ from the coding sequence GTGCAGGTACTCGGCGTCGCTAAGATGACGGCAAAGCAGGTTCTGTCGGCCCTGCGTGCGGTGGCTCGGCAAGATAAGGCAGCGTTCTTGCCGGGGTTCTTCAAGGCTGTGCCTGGCGGGTACGGTGAAGGCGATCGATTTCTCGGTTGCGTGGTGCCGGACCAGCGTAAGGTGGCTCGGCAGTTTCGTGATTTGTCGCGTGACGAGCTTGAGAAGCTGTTTGCGTCGCCTTGGCATGAGTGCCGGCTGACCGGAATGTTGATTCTGGTTGGTCAGTATGAGGCCGCCGCGAAGCCGAAGAATCCTCATCGCGATTTTGAATGCCGCGGGATCGTTGACTTCTACTTGGCGAACCTCGATGCGGTGAACAACTGGGACATCGTTGACACGACATCGCCGAAGATCCTTGGGGCATGGTTGGTGGAGCATTTCGACGAGCGACGTGTGCTCGATCGGCTTGCCGCCAGTGATGTATTGTGGGAGCGACGCGTGGCAGTCTTGGCTACTTTGTCGCTGATCAAGAACGACGAGTTCGAGGAGATCGTCGAGCTTGCCGAGCGTCTGATGGACGACGGACATGACTTGATGCACAAGGCGATCGGATGGATGCTTCGTGAAATGGGCAATCGCGACCAGCGGCAATTAGAAATGTTCTTGAAGAAGCATGCCAAGACCATGCCGCGAACGATGCTTCGTTACTCAATTGAAAAGTTGTCGAGGGAAGACCGAACGAAATGGATGAATCAGTGA
- a CDS encoding HD domain-containing protein, whose product MDESVTGHFVERVETIVRERMEGQTAGHGMDHVLRVLASARAIQADAGGDLEVVELAALLHDVGDAKFHDGVERSAEFALEILSGLGAEDDLVEHVAHIVDNISFRKGESAKPLSLEGQVVQDADRLDALGAIGIVRTIEYGAAFGQPFYLADAGNAKTGVGHFHDKLFKLKSLMNTDAGRRMAEDREAFMQTFLDQFMRENKCL is encoded by the coding sequence ATGGATGAATCAGTGACCGGGCATTTTGTGGAGAGAGTCGAAACGATCGTGCGGGAACGAATGGAAGGTCAAACGGCCGGTCACGGCATGGATCATGTGTTGCGGGTGCTGGCATCGGCTCGCGCGATTCAAGCTGATGCCGGCGGCGATTTGGAAGTCGTCGAACTAGCGGCATTGCTGCACGATGTCGGTGATGCCAAGTTTCATGATGGCGTTGAGCGGAGTGCCGAGTTCGCTCTTGAGATCCTGAGTGGTCTGGGTGCGGAGGATGATCTGGTCGAACACGTCGCTCACATCGTCGACAACATCTCGTTTCGCAAAGGCGAGTCGGCCAAACCGTTATCGCTGGAAGGTCAGGTCGTTCAGGATGCCGATCGGCTGGACGCTCTGGGAGCGATCGGGATTGTGCGAACGATCGAGTATGGGGCCGCGTTTGGTCAGCCGTTCTACTTGGCCGACGCGGGCAATGCCAAAACGGGTGTCGGCCATTTTCATGACAAGCTGTTCAAACTCAAGTCGCTGATGAATACCGACGCTGGCCGGCGGATGGCCGAAGACAGGGAAGCGTTCATGCAAACGTTTCTGGATCAGTTCATGCGTGAGAACAAATGCTTATAG
- a CDS encoding transposase, translated as MSRRSNRGTGQLGPFRYNVDHRVAVGSESQRRVMMSQEPLALFITWTCYGTWMPGDDRGWTKWHKGEQIAQPLLADWCREQLVETAVTLDQSQRDIVEGVIYKHCEIRSWILHAVSCRTNHCHVVVSAPNYAGDQVRDQLKSYGKRKLKDDAHKRQLKDATTREHWWTRKGSVRHINDEDSLTAAIQYVLEAQDLGGSKAFHD; from the coding sequence GTGTCACGACGCTCAAACCGGGGCACCGGACAGCTTGGGCCATTCCGCTACAATGTGGATCACCGGGTAGCGGTCGGCTCTGAATCCCAGCGACGTGTCATGATGTCTCAGGAACCACTTGCATTATTCATCACGTGGACCTGCTATGGAACTTGGATGCCGGGCGATGATCGAGGTTGGACCAAATGGCACAAGGGCGAACAGATCGCGCAGCCACTACTTGCCGATTGGTGTCGCGAGCAGTTGGTTGAAACTGCGGTCACTTTGGATCAGTCACAACGAGACATTGTCGAAGGAGTGATCTACAAACACTGCGAAATTCGCAGTTGGATACTGCACGCCGTCTCCTGCCGCACCAATCATTGCCATGTCGTTGTGTCAGCACCGAATTACGCCGGCGATCAAGTCAGAGACCAATTGAAATCGTATGGGAAGCGAAAACTCAAAGACGATGCCCACAAGCGGCAATTAAAAGATGCAACAACTCGCGAACATTGGTGGACGCGAAAAGGAAGCGTTCGGCACATCAACGATGAAGATTCGTTGACTGCGGCAATCCAGTATGTTCTGGAAGCTCAAGACCTCGGAGGATCGAAAGCGTTCCACGATTGA
- a CDS encoding TIGR03643 family protein: protein MADPKPKESSDELTRGQIDRIIMMAWEDRTSFDAIRDQFGLTPGDVIKLMRREMTANSFKMWRKRTHGRTTKHEAKFAETNAGDEPRRFRAKSQRG, encoded by the coding sequence ATGGCCGATCCCAAACCCAAAGAATCCAGCGACGAACTCACTCGAGGCCAGATCGACCGCATCATCATGATGGCGTGGGAAGATCGAACCAGCTTCGACGCGATCCGCGACCAGTTCGGCCTCACGCCGGGCGATGTGATCAAGCTAATGCGGCGAGAGATGACGGCCAACTCGTTCAAAATGTGGCGAAAGCGAACGCACGGGCGAACGACCAAGCACGAGGCCAAGTTCGCCGAAACCAACGCTGGCGATGAACCACGCCGTTTCCGAGCCAAATCGCAGCGAGGCTAG
- a CDS encoding VOC family protein, whose translation MKLGYIILYVPKVDEAVAFYEAAFGLECRFTHEGGDYAEMETGETVLAFASEELADSHGFAYRKTTSDGDAPSVELALVTDDVQSAFDKAIAAGAAAAKPPTKQPWGQTVSYLRDANGYLVEICSPVGGPTP comes from the coding sequence ATGAAACTTGGATACATCATTTTGTACGTGCCGAAAGTCGACGAAGCGGTCGCGTTTTATGAAGCGGCGTTTGGCTTGGAGTGTCGCTTCACACATGAAGGTGGCGACTACGCAGAAATGGAAACCGGAGAGACGGTTTTGGCGTTTGCATCGGAAGAACTCGCCGACTCGCACGGGTTTGCTTACCGAAAGACGACCTCGGACGGGGATGCCCCAAGCGTCGAATTGGCTTTGGTCACTGACGATGTGCAATCCGCCTTTGACAAGGCCATTGCAGCGGGTGCTGCCGCCGCCAAACCTCCGACGAAACAACCTTGGGGGCAAACCGTCTCCTACCTTCGGGACGCCAACGGATACCTCGTCGAAATCTGTTCGCCCGTGGGTGGCCCGACGCCATGA
- a CDS encoding DUF1569 domain-containing protein, translated as MAASAKRSLDFHTSDEVVAEIQRLRSGGYSRTKNWNLTQVCEHLTATMSGGMDGFGFRLPWILRATIIKWIFNRMLKTRKMSSGPTMDRLKPKSDGADDDDAIIDACIATIERAHAFQGPIEKYPFLNELKVEDWQQFMWMHAGHHLGFLIPKEANVESV; from the coding sequence ATGGCCGCTTCAGCCAAACGCTCGCTCGACTTTCACACGTCCGATGAAGTCGTTGCGGAGATTCAACGTCTGAGGTCGGGCGGATACTCTCGAACGAAAAACTGGAACCTCACCCAGGTTTGCGAGCACCTGACGGCGACGATGTCGGGCGGCATGGACGGATTTGGCTTTCGGCTGCCGTGGATTTTGCGAGCGACAATTATCAAATGGATTTTCAACCGCATGTTAAAAACTCGCAAAATGTCGAGCGGTCCAACCATGGATCGATTGAAACCGAAGTCCGATGGAGCCGACGACGACGATGCGATTATCGACGCCTGCATCGCAACGATCGAACGAGCACACGCGTTTCAGGGACCGATCGAAAAATATCCCTTCCTGAATGAATTGAAAGTCGAAGACTGGCAGCAATTCATGTGGATGCACGCCGGCCACCATCTCGGTTTCTTGATCCCCAAGGAAGCAAACGTAGAGAGCGTGTGA